One Vibrio campbellii CAIM 519 = NBRC 15631 = ATCC 25920 genomic window carries:
- the ilvA gene encoding threonine ammonia-lyase, biosynthetic, with protein sequence MSQPFPLKQENQSGADYLRQILRAPVYEVATVTPLQEMPRLAARIGNNVQIKREDRQPVHSFKLRGAYNMVASLSEAQKAAGVIAASAGNHAQGMALSGTKLGIKTTIVMPKTTPDIKVDAVRGFGGNVVLHGSNFDEAKAEAERLSELNGYTFVPPFDHPLVIAGQGTIGMEMLQQNGHLDYIFVPVGGGGLAAGVAVLVKQLMPEIKVIAVEPEDSSCLKAALDAGEPVVLDQVSMFADGVAVKRIGEETFRLCQKYIDGHIAVSSDEICAAVKDIFEDTRAIAEPSGALALAGLKKFAEQNKLKGKNLGTVLSGANTNFHGLRYVSERCELGEKREGLLAVTIPERQGAFFEFCNLIGGRAVTEFNYRYNDDALANIFVGVRLQGGQEELENIIHDLREGGYPVVDLSDDEMAKLHVRYMIGGKPSKPLKERLYSFEFPEYPGALLKFLSTLGTHWNISLFNYRNHGADYGRVLCGFELDESDLAQFSAHLRELGYQCKDETDNPSYQFFLS encoded by the coding sequence ATGAGTCAACCCTTTCCCTTAAAACAGGAAAACCAATCTGGTGCAGATTATCTGCGCCAGATCTTGCGTGCTCCTGTGTATGAAGTCGCGACAGTGACACCACTGCAAGAGATGCCTCGCCTTGCTGCACGTATTGGTAACAATGTGCAAATAAAGCGTGAGGATCGCCAGCCCGTGCACTCGTTCAAATTACGCGGTGCATACAACATGGTGGCAAGCCTGTCTGAAGCCCAAAAAGCCGCAGGTGTGATTGCCGCCTCTGCGGGTAATCATGCTCAAGGTATGGCGCTCTCTGGCACTAAGCTGGGCATTAAAACCACTATCGTGATGCCAAAAACTACGCCAGACATCAAAGTTGATGCAGTACGTGGTTTCGGTGGCAACGTGGTGCTGCACGGCAGTAACTTTGATGAGGCAAAAGCCGAGGCAGAGCGTCTATCCGAGTTAAACGGGTACACCTTTGTCCCTCCCTTCGATCACCCACTGGTGATTGCAGGTCAAGGCACAATTGGCATGGAAATGCTGCAGCAAAATGGTCACCTTGATTACATCTTCGTTCCTGTCGGCGGCGGCGGTTTGGCTGCCGGTGTTGCGGTGCTTGTGAAGCAGTTAATGCCAGAAATCAAAGTAATCGCAGTTGAGCCAGAAGATTCGTCATGCCTCAAAGCAGCATTGGATGCTGGTGAGCCAGTGGTACTAGACCAAGTCAGCATGTTTGCCGATGGCGTCGCTGTAAAACGCATTGGCGAAGAGACTTTCCGTCTATGCCAAAAGTACATTGATGGCCATATTGCAGTCTCTAGCGATGAAATCTGCGCAGCAGTAAAAGACATCTTTGAAGACACTCGCGCCATTGCTGAGCCTTCAGGGGCGCTTGCTCTGGCAGGTTTGAAGAAGTTTGCTGAGCAAAACAAACTCAAAGGCAAAAATCTAGGCACCGTGCTGTCTGGTGCCAACACTAACTTCCATGGTTTGCGTTATGTTTCTGAGCGTTGCGAGCTTGGTGAGAAACGTGAAGGTTTGCTTGCCGTTACCATTCCTGAGCGTCAAGGTGCATTCTTTGAGTTCTGTAACTTAATTGGTGGCCGCGCCGTAACGGAGTTTAACTACCGCTACAACGATGACGCATTGGCAAATATCTTTGTCGGTGTTCGTTTGCAAGGCGGTCAGGAGGAGCTAGAAAACATCATTCATGATTTACGTGAAGGTGGCTATCCTGTGGTTGACCTGTCTGATGATGAAATGGCGAAGCTACACGTGCGCTACATGATTGGTGGTAAGCCGTCTAAGCCGCTTAAAGAACGTCTCTACAGCTTTGAGTTTCCAGAGTATCCGGGAGCACTACTTAAGTTCTTAAGCACACTCGGTACTCATTGGAATATCAGCTTGTTCAACTACCGTAACCACGGCGCTGACTACGGACGCGTTTTATGTGGTTTCGAGTTAGATGAAAGCGACTTAGCACAGTTTTCTGCGCATTTGCGCGAACTTGGTTATCAATGCAAAGACGAAACAGATAACCCGTCTTACCAGTTTTTCTTGTCATAG
- the punC gene encoding purine nucleoside transporter PunC, whose protein sequence is MKISKLQLVYLAALSMLGFIATDMYLPAFKAMEVDFATGPEQIALSLTVFLVGMAFGQLMWGLASDKFGHRNTLAAGLALFTVASFGLAFSEQVWQLLALRFVQAIGVCAPAVIWQAMVIKRHSGQSQQIFATIMPLVALSPALAPQLGVLLADSFGWHSIFVALTLMGVLLVVATMAQKNEKVEVKQTSMSSDIKSLLGSKTYLGNVFMFATASAAFFAYLTGMPEIMSQLGYEAKDIGLSFIPQTIAFMVGGYLGKVSVRKYGDEKILRQLIGLFSVAALLIFAASQWQLTSIWPILAPFCLIAVANGALYPIVVNRALASAKQSPATAAGLQNSLQITVSSLSSALVAAMASQAQMVTGVALVICMGGLWIGYILSNRVLSQHFTTPDNARVVSEDEL, encoded by the coding sequence ATGAAAATCTCAAAACTACAACTCGTTTACCTTGCAGCCCTGTCTATGCTCGGCTTCATTGCCACCGATATGTACTTACCTGCCTTCAAAGCGATGGAAGTCGACTTTGCTACAGGCCCTGAACAGATCGCACTTTCATTGACTGTCTTTCTTGTTGGTATGGCTTTTGGTCAATTGATGTGGGGCTTGGCTTCAGACAAATTCGGTCACCGCAACACGTTAGCAGCTGGTTTGGCGCTGTTCACTGTCGCCTCATTTGGCCTCGCATTCAGTGAGCAAGTTTGGCAACTACTCGCGCTACGCTTCGTTCAAGCGATTGGTGTATGTGCGCCAGCCGTTATTTGGCAAGCGATGGTGATCAAGCGTCACTCTGGCCAGAGCCAACAGATCTTTGCCACTATTATGCCTTTGGTTGCACTCTCGCCAGCACTTGCACCTCAATTAGGTGTACTACTGGCTGACAGCTTTGGTTGGCACAGTATTTTTGTTGCATTGACACTGATGGGTGTACTGCTTGTTGTTGCGACAATGGCGCAAAAAAATGAAAAAGTAGAAGTAAAACAAACCAGTATGTCTTCAGACATCAAATCACTACTGGGTTCTAAAACTTACCTAGGTAATGTTTTTATGTTTGCTACAGCGTCTGCGGCTTTCTTTGCTTACCTAACGGGTATGCCAGAAATCATGTCTCAACTTGGCTATGAAGCAAAGGACATTGGTTTGAGCTTTATTCCACAAACTATCGCCTTCATGGTGGGTGGTTACTTAGGTAAGGTTAGCGTTCGCAAATACGGTGACGAGAAGATTCTGCGTCAGTTGATTGGTTTGTTTAGTGTTGCAGCACTGCTTATCTTCGCTGCATCACAGTGGCAACTGACCTCTATCTGGCCAATCCTGGCGCCATTCTGTTTGATTGCGGTGGCAAATGGTGCTCTTTACCCAATCGTAGTAAACCGTGCATTAGCGAGTGCAAAGCAAAGTCCAGCAACCGCAGCTGGTCTACAGAACAGCCTACAAATTACCGTAAGCAGCCTATCAAGCGCACTGGTTGCGGCGATGGCAAGCCAAGCTCAAATGGTAACGGGTGTAGCGCTTGTGATTTGTATGGGCGGTCTGTGGATAGGTTATATCCTATCTAACCGTGTATTGTCTCAGCACTTCACGACTCCGGACAACGCTCGCGTAGTGAGTGAAGACGAGCTCTAA
- the punR gene encoding DNA-binding transcriptional activator PunR, which produces MFSKSSLEMLDTVARLGSFTAAAEVLHKVPSAISYGVRQVEQELDVVLFRRLPRKVELTPAGELFIEEARLLLRQMAEVKAQTRRAAHGWQSTLKLTLDNVVKLDKLKPLVEDFYREFEFAELQINMEVFNGSWEAIAQGRADIVVGATSAIPVGGDFEVKDMGVLDWAFVMSPAHPCVRQQVLTEEFVSQFPAICLDDTSNVLPKRHTGHYAKQRRLLLPNWYSAIECLKNGVGVGYMPRHIAMPLIHEGVLVEKVLQDDKPLSQCCLVWRKDDNHKLIQWMVDYLGTPNQLHQDWLQY; this is translated from the coding sequence ATGTTCTCCAAATCTTCTCTGGAAATGCTCGATACCGTTGCTCGATTAGGCAGTTTTACAGCGGCTGCAGAAGTACTGCATAAAGTCCCTTCAGCGATCAGCTACGGAGTGCGTCAAGTGGAGCAGGAGTTAGATGTGGTTCTGTTTCGTCGATTACCGAGAAAGGTTGAATTGACGCCTGCAGGTGAGTTGTTTATCGAAGAGGCGCGCTTACTGCTCAGACAAATGGCGGAAGTGAAAGCGCAAACTCGTCGCGCGGCACATGGTTGGCAATCAACATTGAAGCTCACGCTGGATAATGTGGTTAAGCTGGATAAGCTCAAACCTTTGGTTGAAGACTTCTACCGTGAGTTTGAATTCGCAGAGCTGCAAATCAACATGGAAGTGTTTAACGGCTCATGGGAAGCCATCGCACAGGGGCGTGCTGATATTGTCGTTGGAGCAACGTCAGCGATTCCCGTTGGTGGGGATTTTGAGGTCAAAGACATGGGCGTGCTCGATTGGGCATTCGTGATGTCGCCAGCTCATCCATGCGTACGCCAGCAAGTCTTGACCGAAGAGTTTGTCAGTCAATTTCCGGCGATCTGCCTCGATGATACCTCGAACGTGTTACCAAAACGCCACACTGGACATTATGCAAAGCAGCGTCGTTTGCTCCTACCAAATTGGTATAGCGCGATTGAATGTCTGAAAAATGGAGTCGGAGTAGGCTACATGCCACGCCATATTGCGATGCCTCTTATCCATGAAGGCGTGCTGGTGGAAAAAGTTCTGCAGGATGATAAGCCACTGAGCCAATGTTGCTTAGTATGGCGTAAAGACGACAATCACAAGTTGATTCAATGGATGGTGGATTACTTAGGTACACCAAATCAACTGCATCAGGATTGGCTGCAGTACTAA
- the ilvD gene encoding dihydroxy-acid dehydratase, with protein sequence MPKYRSATTTHGRNMAGARALWRATGVKDEDFGKPIIAVVNSFTQFVPGHVHLKDMGQLVAREIEKAGGIAKEFNTIAVDDGIAMGHGGMLYSLPSRELIADSVEYMVNAHCADAMVCISNCDKITPGMLMASMRLNIPVIFVSGGPMEAGKTKLSDQIIKLDLVDAMIQGADPKVSDEQSEQIERSACPTCGSCSGMFTANSMNCLTEALGLSQPGNGSMLATHADREKLFLNAGRRIVELTRRYYEQDDEAALPRNIATFDAFENAMALDIAMGGSTNTILHLLAAAQEGEVDFDMEDIDRLSRQVPHLCKVAPSTQKYHMEDVHRAGGVMAILGELDRAGLLHNQARTVLGLSMKEQLAKYDIIQTEDEEVLKFFRAGPAGIRTTQAFSQDCRWDRLDDDRAEGCIRTKENAFSQEGGLAVLSGNIALDGCIVKTAGVDESIHKFTGPAVVFESQEDAVEGILGGKVKAGDVVVIRYEGPKGGPGMQEMLYPTTYLKSMGLGKECALLTDGRFSGGTSGLSIGHASPEAANGGAIGLVKQGDMIAIDIPNRSISLQVSEQELAERRAKQDELGWKPVDRQREVSFALKAYASMATSADKGAVRDKSKLEG encoded by the coding sequence ATGCCAAAATATAGATCAGCTACCACCACACATGGTCGTAACATGGCGGGCGCTCGCGCACTGTGGCGTGCAACAGGCGTAAAAGATGAAGACTTCGGTAAGCCAATCATCGCTGTCGTAAACTCGTTTACTCAATTTGTTCCGGGCCACGTACACCTAAAAGACATGGGTCAGCTTGTAGCACGTGAAATCGAAAAAGCCGGCGGCATCGCTAAAGAATTCAACACCATCGCGGTTGATGATGGTATCGCAATGGGTCACGGCGGCATGCTGTACTCACTGCCTTCACGCGAACTGATCGCAGACTCAGTAGAATACATGGTTAACGCACACTGTGCCGATGCGATGGTGTGTATCTCTAACTGTGACAAAATCACTCCGGGAATGTTGATGGCATCTATGCGTCTTAACATCCCTGTTATCTTTGTCTCTGGTGGTCCAATGGAAGCGGGTAAAACCAAGCTTTCTGATCAGATCATCAAACTAGACCTTGTTGATGCGATGATCCAAGGCGCGGATCCAAAAGTCTCTGATGAGCAAAGTGAGCAGATCGAACGCAGTGCGTGTCCAACGTGTGGATCGTGTTCAGGCATGTTCACTGCAAACTCAATGAACTGTCTAACGGAAGCCCTGGGTCTTTCTCAACCAGGTAACGGTTCTATGCTGGCAACACACGCTGACCGTGAAAAACTGTTCCTTAATGCAGGTCGTCGTATCGTTGAACTGACTCGTCGTTACTACGAGCAAGATGACGAAGCAGCACTGCCACGCAACATCGCTACGTTTGATGCCTTCGAAAACGCCATGGCACTGGACATCGCAATGGGCGGCTCAACCAACACCATTCTGCATCTACTGGCTGCAGCGCAAGAAGGTGAGGTGGATTTCGATATGGAAGATATCGATCGCCTATCTCGCCAAGTACCACACCTATGTAAAGTGGCACCATCTACCCAGAAATATCACATGGAAGATGTACACCGCGCTGGTGGCGTAATGGCGATTCTTGGTGAGTTAGACCGTGCAGGTCTACTGCATAACCAAGCTCGCACCGTACTTGGCCTTTCAATGAAAGAGCAGCTGGCAAAATACGACATCATCCAGACCGAAGATGAAGAGGTATTAAAGTTCTTCCGCGCAGGTCCTGCTGGTATCCGTACCACTCAGGCATTCTCTCAGGATTGTCGTTGGGATCGCCTTGATGACGACCGCGCAGAAGGCTGTATTCGAACTAAAGAAAATGCCTTTAGCCAAGAAGGTGGCCTAGCGGTTCTATCAGGCAACATTGCATTAGATGGCTGTATCGTTAAGACAGCAGGCGTTGATGAGAGCATCCATAAGTTCACAGGCCCGGCCGTAGTATTTGAAAGCCAAGAAGACGCCGTAGAAGGTATTTTAGGCGGCAAAGTCAAAGCCGGCGACGTGGTTGTTATCCGCTACGAAGGCCCTAAAGGTGGCCCGGGCATGCAAGAAATGCTCTACCCAACCACTTACTTGAAATCGATGGGACTCGGTAAAGAGTGTGCTCTTCTAACTGACGGCCGTTTCTCTGGCGGTACATCTGGCCTGTCTATCGGTCACGCTTCTCCTGAAGCTGCAAACGGCGGTGCCATTGGTTTGGTTAAACAAGGTGATATGATCGCGATTGATATTCCAAACCGTTCAATTTCACTTCAAGTGTCTGAACAAGAACTTGCTGAGCGCCGTGCAAAACAAGACGAGTTAGGCTGGAAACCAGTAGACCGCCAACGTGAAGTTTCATTTGCACTCAAAGCGTACGCAAGTATGGCGACCAGTGCTGACAAAGGTGCAGTACGAGACAAATCTAAGCTCGAGGGCTAG